The Bos indicus x Bos taurus breed Angus x Brahman F1 hybrid chromosome 3, Bos_hybrid_MaternalHap_v2.0, whole genome shotgun sequence genome includes a window with the following:
- the GAL3ST2 gene encoding galactose-3-O-sulfotransferase 2 isoform X1 yields MPSSLGGLQRCFWAVLLLLAMAVLLLGCIMHVDIGLLMPQLRDQADGPPVTNVMFLKTHKTASSTVLNILYRFAETHNLSAALPAGGRFHLGYPWLFLARYVEGAEQGGPGQRFNIMCNHLRFNPPEVQKVMHNDTFYFSILRNPVFQLESSFVYYKSHVPAFRNVSSLDAFLASPWTYYNQSLGLSNAYARNSMWFDLGFDNDAPPEEGYVRARLLDVEQRFQLLLIAEHFDESMVLLRRLLRWRLDDVVAFRLNSRSQHSVTPLSPAGQERAKHWCALDWRLYQHFNRTFWARLRAELSPRRLRSEVARLRERRRELAAMCLQDSEPKNQSQITDFRLRPYQSGRADILGYNLRPGLDNQTLQMCQRMVMPELQYMAHLYTLQFPDKPPKNIAFLGA; encoded by the exons ATGCCGTCCTCTCTGGGGGGCTTGCAGAG GTGCTTCTGGGCCGTGCTCCTCCTCCTGGCCATGGCTGTGCTCCTGCTGGGCTGCATCATGCACGTGGACATCGGGCTGCTCATGCC CCAACTCCGGGACCAGGCTGATGGGCCTCCCGTCACCAACGTCATGTTTCTTAAGACGCACAAGACGGCCAGCAGCACGGTGCTCAACATCCTCTACCGCTTCGCCGAGACGCACAACCTGTCGGCGGCGCTGCCCGCCGGCGGCCGCTTCCACCTCGGCTACCCCTGGCTCTTCTTGGCGCGCTACGTGGAGGGCGCAGAGCAGGGCGGGCCCGGGCAGCGCTTCAACATCATGTGCAACCACCTGAGGTTCAACCCGCCAGAG GTGCAGAAAGTCATGCACAACGACACCTTCTACTTTTCCATCCTCAGAAACCCTGTTTTCCAGCTGGAGTCCTCCTTCGTCTACTACAAGAGCCACGTCCCCGCCTTCAGGAACGTCTCCAGCCTGGATGCCTTCTTGGCCTCGCCGTGGACCTACTACAACCAGAGCCTGGGGCTGAGCAACGCCTACGCCCGGAACAGCATGTGGTTCGACCTGGGTTTCGACAATGACGCGCCGCCCGAGGAGGGCTACGTGCGCGCGCGCCTGCTCGACGTGGAGCAGCGCTTTCAGCTGCTGCTCATTGCCGAACATTTCGACGAGTCCATGGTGCTGCTCCGGCGCCTGCTGCGCTGGCGGCTGGACGACGTGGTGGCCTTCAGGCTCAACTCGCGCAGCCAGCACAGTGTCACCCCCTTGTCGCCCGCAGGCCAGGAGCGCGCCAAGCACTGGTGCGCCCTGGACTGGCGCCTGTACCAGCATTTCAACCGCACCTTCTGGGCCCGGCTGCGCGCAGAGCTGAGCCCGCGGCGTCTGCGCTCCGAGGTGGCTCGGCTGCGCGAGCGGCGGCGCGAGCTGGCCGCCATGTGTCTGCAGGACAGCGAGCCCAAGAACCAGTCGCAGATCACCGATTTCCGACTGCGCCCCTACCAGTCGGGCAGGGCCGACATCCTGGGCTACAACCTTAGGCCGGGCCTGGACAACCAGACGCTGCAGATGTGTCAGCGGATGGTT
- the GAL3ST2 gene encoding galactose-3-O-sulfotransferase 2 isoform X2 produces MAVLLLGCIMHVDIGLLMPQLRDQADGPPVTNVMFLKTHKTASSTVLNILYRFAETHNLSAALPAGGRFHLGYPWLFLARYVEGAEQGGPGQRFNIMCNHLRFNPPEVQKVMHNDTFYFSILRNPVFQLESSFVYYKSHVPAFRNVSSLDAFLASPWTYYNQSLGLSNAYARNSMWFDLGFDNDAPPEEGYVRARLLDVEQRFQLLLIAEHFDESMVLLRRLLRWRLDDVVAFRLNSRSQHSVTPLSPAGQERAKHWCALDWRLYQHFNRTFWARLRAELSPRRLRSEVARLRERRRELAAMCLQDSEPKNQSQITDFRLRPYQSGRADILGYNLRPGLDNQTLQMCQRMVMPELQYMAHLYTLQFPDKPPKNIAFLGA; encoded by the exons ATGGCTGTGCTCCTGCTGGGCTGCATCATGCACGTGGACATCGGGCTGCTCATGCC CCAACTCCGGGACCAGGCTGATGGGCCTCCCGTCACCAACGTCATGTTTCTTAAGACGCACAAGACGGCCAGCAGCACGGTGCTCAACATCCTCTACCGCTTCGCCGAGACGCACAACCTGTCGGCGGCGCTGCCCGCCGGCGGCCGCTTCCACCTCGGCTACCCCTGGCTCTTCTTGGCGCGCTACGTGGAGGGCGCAGAGCAGGGCGGGCCCGGGCAGCGCTTCAACATCATGTGCAACCACCTGAGGTTCAACCCGCCAGAG GTGCAGAAAGTCATGCACAACGACACCTTCTACTTTTCCATCCTCAGAAACCCTGTTTTCCAGCTGGAGTCCTCCTTCGTCTACTACAAGAGCCACGTCCCCGCCTTCAGGAACGTCTCCAGCCTGGATGCCTTCTTGGCCTCGCCGTGGACCTACTACAACCAGAGCCTGGGGCTGAGCAACGCCTACGCCCGGAACAGCATGTGGTTCGACCTGGGTTTCGACAATGACGCGCCGCCCGAGGAGGGCTACGTGCGCGCGCGCCTGCTCGACGTGGAGCAGCGCTTTCAGCTGCTGCTCATTGCCGAACATTTCGACGAGTCCATGGTGCTGCTCCGGCGCCTGCTGCGCTGGCGGCTGGACGACGTGGTGGCCTTCAGGCTCAACTCGCGCAGCCAGCACAGTGTCACCCCCTTGTCGCCCGCAGGCCAGGAGCGCGCCAAGCACTGGTGCGCCCTGGACTGGCGCCTGTACCAGCATTTCAACCGCACCTTCTGGGCCCGGCTGCGCGCAGAGCTGAGCCCGCGGCGTCTGCGCTCCGAGGTGGCTCGGCTGCGCGAGCGGCGGCGCGAGCTGGCCGCCATGTGTCTGCAGGACAGCGAGCCCAAGAACCAGTCGCAGATCACCGATTTCCGACTGCGCCCCTACCAGTCGGGCAGGGCCGACATCCTGGGCTACAACCTTAGGCCGGGCCTGGACAACCAGACGCTGCAGATGTGTCAGCGGATGGTT